One window of the Eschrichtius robustus isolate mEscRob2 chromosome 13, mEscRob2.pri, whole genome shotgun sequence genome contains the following:
- the LLPH gene encoding protein LLP homolog — translation MAKSLRSKWKRKMRAEKRKKNAPKELSRLKSILKVDGDVLMKDVQEIVTVVEPKHCQEKTQCVVKDETDDMKMETDIKRNKKTLLDQHGQYPVWMNQRQRKRLKAKREKKKGKSKAKAIKAAKGLAW, via the exons ATGGCTAAAAGTTTACGGAGTAAGTGGAAAAGGAAGATGCgtgctgaaaagagaaaaaagaatgcccCAAAGGAGCTCAGCAGACTTAAAAGTATTCTTAAAGTAGATGGTGATGTTTTAATGAAAGACGTTCAAGAGATAGTAACTGTGGTGGAACCCAAACATTGTCAAGAGAAAACGCAATGTGTGGTGAAAGATGAAACTG ATGACATGAAAATGGAGACTGATattaagagaaacaaaaagacTCTTCTAGACCAGCATGGGCAGTACCCCGTATGGATGAACCAGAGGCAAAGAAAAAGGCTGAAAGCAAAgcgagagaaaaagaaaggaaaaagcaaagcaaaagccATCAAGGCAGCGAAGGGTTTGGCCTGGTAG